The following are from one region of the Pseudomonas putida genome:
- a CDS encoding Na+/H+ antiporter subunit E: MSRLFPAPLLSVSLFGLWLLLNLSLSPGNLLLATALGVLAPLLMAPLRPQHAHVRRPLAIVRLIGRVGIDVIMSNLLVARGVLRAGKRPPRSAFVHIPLALRDPHGLAALSMITTVVPGTVWSELALDRSVLLLHVFDLDDEAAFIQHFKDTYERPLMEIFQ, encoded by the coding sequence ATGAGTCGACTGTTCCCCGCACCGCTGTTATCAGTTTCGCTGTTCGGCCTGTGGCTGTTGCTCAACCTTTCGCTCAGCCCCGGCAACCTGCTACTGGCAACCGCGCTCGGCGTGCTGGCGCCGCTGCTGATGGCACCGCTGCGCCCGCAGCATGCCCATGTGCGGCGACCGCTGGCCATCGTCCGGCTGATTGGCCGGGTCGGCATCGATGTGATCATGTCCAACCTGCTGGTTGCCCGTGGCGTACTGCGTGCCGGCAAGCGGCCGCCACGCTCGGCGTTCGTGCACATCCCCCTGGCCCTGCGTGACCCGCATGGCCTGGCGGCGCTGTCGATGATTACCACAGTGGTGCCCGGCACGGTCTGGTCCGAACTGGCACTGGACCGCAGCGTATTGCTGCTGCACGTGTTCGACCTGGACGATGAGGCGGCCTTCATCCAGCACTTCAAGGACACCTACGAACGCCCGCTGATGGAGATTTTCCAATGA
- a CDS encoding monovalent cation/H+ antiporter subunit D, which yields MSGMSQLIIAPILLPLVTAAVMLLLGEKHRQIKARLNLLSTFAGLAIAVSLLLWVRTQGQAESIGVYLPGNWPAPFGIVLVVDHLSALLMTLTGIIGFSALLFARARWDAAGASFHALFQIQLMGLYGAFLTADLFNLFVFFEVLLAASYGLLLHGSGRARVRAGLHYIAVNLFASSLFLIGAAMLYGVTGTLNMADLALKIPLVPEADRGLLHAGAAILAMAFLVKAGIWPLNFWLVPAYASASAPVAALFAIMTKVGLYAVLRLWTLLFSGQAGASAHFGGEWLVYGGLVTLAVAAVSILAAQRLERMAALSILVSAGTLLGAVGFAQSALTGAALFYLVNSTLALCALFLLAELVERSRSANEAPLEDEEGAMPPPLESLHPPKGINLDDEQKVVIGQIIPWTMAFLGLSFIACALLIIGMPPLSGFVGKLNLISALFNPQGLGVPPEQPLGTAGWGLVALLILSGMASLIAFGRVGIQRFWKPEERPSPVLRRYECLPIVILLGLCIILSLKAEPLLRYTQDTAASLQAPEAYIEAVMAARPVPGPTSLDVQVQP from the coding sequence ATGAGTGGCATGAGCCAACTGATCATCGCGCCCATCCTGTTGCCGCTGGTGACCGCAGCAGTGATGCTGCTGTTGGGCGAGAAACACCGGCAGATCAAGGCCCGGCTGAACCTGCTATCTACTTTTGCCGGCCTGGCGATCGCGGTAAGCCTGTTATTGTGGGTGCGCACTCAGGGCCAGGCGGAATCGATCGGTGTCTACCTGCCAGGCAACTGGCCAGCACCGTTCGGCATCGTGCTGGTGGTCGACCACCTGTCGGCCCTGCTGATGACCCTCACCGGCATCATCGGCTTCAGTGCCCTGCTGTTTGCCCGCGCCCGCTGGGACGCTGCCGGGGCCAGCTTCCACGCGCTGTTCCAGATCCAGTTGATGGGCCTCTACGGCGCCTTCCTGACCGCCGACCTGTTCAACCTGTTCGTGTTCTTCGAAGTGCTGCTGGCCGCGTCCTATGGCCTGCTGCTGCATGGCTCGGGTCGTGCCCGGGTGCGTGCCGGCCTGCATTACATTGCCGTCAACCTGTTCGCCTCGTCGTTGTTCCTGATCGGCGCAGCGATGCTGTATGGCGTGACCGGCACCCTGAACATGGCCGACCTGGCCCTGAAGATTCCGCTGGTGCCAGAGGCCGACCGTGGCCTGCTGCACGCCGGCGCGGCGATCCTGGCCATGGCCTTCCTGGTGAAGGCCGGCATCTGGCCGCTGAACTTCTGGCTGGTGCCGGCCTATGCCTCGGCCAGCGCGCCAGTGGCGGCGCTGTTCGCCATCATGACCAAGGTCGGCCTTTATGCCGTGCTGCGCCTGTGGACGCTACTGTTCTCCGGGCAGGCCGGGGCCTCGGCGCACTTTGGTGGTGAATGGCTGGTATATGGTGGCCTGGTCACCCTGGCGGTGGCGGCGGTGTCGATCCTGGCCGCGCAGCGCCTGGAGCGCATGGCTGCCCTCAGCATCCTGGTTTCGGCCGGTACCCTGCTCGGCGCCGTCGGTTTCGCTCAGTCGGCGCTGACCGGTGCGGCACTGTTCTACCTGGTCAACTCGACCCTGGCGCTGTGCGCGCTGTTCCTGCTCGCCGAACTGGTCGAACGTTCGCGTTCGGCCAACGAAGCGCCACTCGAGGACGAAGAAGGCGCCATGCCGCCACCGCTGGAGTCACTGCACCCGCCCAAGGGCATCAACCTCGACGATGAGCAAAAGGTGGTGATCGGCCAGATCATCCCGTGGACCATGGCCTTCCTCGGCCTCAGCTTCATCGCCTGCGCCCTGCTGATCATCGGCATGCCGCCGCTGTCAGGCTTTGTCGGCAAACTCAACCTGATCAGCGCGTTGTTCAACCCGCAGGGGCTGGGCGTGCCACCCGAGCAGCCACTGGGCACAGCAGGCTGGGGCCTGGTGGCGCTGCTGATCCTCTCTGGCATGGCCTCGCTGATCGCCTTCGGCCGCGTCGGCATACAGCGTTTCTGGAAGCCCGAGGAACGCCCGTCGCCGGTGCTGCGTCGCTATGAATGCCTACCCATCGTCATCCTGCTCGGCCTGTGCATCATCCTTAGCCTCAAGGCCGAACCGCTGCTGCGCTATACCCAGGACACCGCCGCCAGCCTGCAGGCCCCCGAAGCCTATATTGAAGCCGTGATGGCCGCCCGGCCGGTTCCTGGCCCCACCTCGCTCGACGTACAGGTGCAGCCATGA
- a CDS encoding DMT family transporter, which yields MNQPSSKPTSAVTFHLSKAELVLVFITMLWGGTFLLVHNVMTVSGPMFFVGLRFAAAALFVGVVSARALPGLTFTELKAGILIGVSIMLGYGLQTMGLQTISSSQSAFITALYVPFVPLLQWLVLGRRPGLMPSLGICLAFTGLMLLAGPEGGSLHFSEGELVTLVSAVAIAGEIILISRYAGQVDVRRVTVVQLATASLLAFLMIVPTQERLPDFSWLLLASAVGLGAMSAVIQVAMNWAQKSVSPTRATLIYAGEPVWAGIVGRIAGERLPGVALLGGLLIVIAVVVSELKVRRPREAAEAREEQEEGERQTGL from the coding sequence ATGAACCAGCCCAGCAGCAAGCCGACCTCCGCCGTTACCTTTCACCTGAGCAAGGCCGAGCTGGTACTGGTGTTCATCACCATGCTGTGGGGCGGCACCTTCCTGCTGGTGCACAACGTGATGACTGTCAGCGGCCCGATGTTCTTCGTTGGCCTGCGTTTCGCTGCGGCCGCGCTGTTCGTTGGCGTGGTCTCGGCGCGGGCGCTGCCCGGGCTGACCTTTACCGAACTGAAGGCCGGCATCCTGATCGGCGTGTCGATCATGCTCGGTTACGGCCTGCAGACCATGGGCCTGCAAACCATCAGCAGCAGCCAGTCGGCGTTCATCACCGCACTGTACGTGCCATTCGTACCGCTACTGCAATGGCTGGTACTGGGCCGGCGACCCGGCCTGATGCCCAGCCTCGGCATCTGCCTGGCGTTCACCGGGCTGATGCTGCTGGCCGGGCCTGAGGGTGGCAGCCTGCACTTCAGCGAAGGAGAGCTGGTCACCCTGGTCAGCGCCGTGGCCATTGCCGGCGAAATCATCCTGATCAGCCGTTACGCCGGCCAGGTCGATGTGCGCCGGGTGACGGTGGTGCAACTGGCAACCGCCTCGCTACTGGCGTTCCTGATGATCGTGCCGACCCAGGAACGTCTGCCCGACTTCTCCTGGCTGCTGCTGGCCAGCGCCGTGGGCCTGGGCGCCATGAGCGCGGTGATCCAGGTGGCAATGAACTGGGCGCAGAAATCGGTCTCGCCCACCCGTGCCACCCTCATCTATGCCGGCGAACCGGTATGGGCCGGGATCGTCGGGCGCATCGCCGGTGAGCGCCTGCCGGGCGTGGCACTGCTCGGCGGCCTGCTGATCGTGATCGCGGTGGTGGTCAGCGAACTCAAGGTTCGCCGCCCACGCGAGGCGGCTGAAGCACGAGAAGAGCAGGAAGAAGGCGAACGCCAGACGGGGCTGTAA
- a CDS encoding helix-turn-helix domain-containing protein produces MRAKTDNPASLDIGLLLYPGAQRAAVHGLADLFLVANRVAGELGARELPPVRISFWQADEAGQLQPALESPPAVASDLRVLIIPPSLESAPQGELLERHRASLRQLHGRGTVLASVCIGVFFIAASGLLDGRPACTHWNYVHSLAQRFPRVRIEAQQPLLDDGDIVTSAGLMAWTELGLRLLERFMGATVARETARYLAVDPVAAPLPGAVFNPRLDHGDEAVLKVQHWLQGNGGQDADLAGMAACAGLEERTFLRRFRAATGLRPTEYCQQVRVGRACRLLEFTRRNVEQIAWGVGYQDPGAFRKVFQRITGLTPSDYRRRFAVSG; encoded by the coding sequence ATGCGGGCAAAAACTGACAACCCTGCCAGCCTGGACATCGGCCTGCTGCTATACCCCGGTGCGCAGCGCGCTGCCGTGCATGGGCTTGCCGACCTGTTCCTGGTGGCCAACCGGGTGGCTGGCGAACTGGGGGCACGCGAGTTGCCGCCGGTGCGTATCAGCTTCTGGCAGGCGGACGAGGCCGGGCAGTTGCAGCCTGCCCTCGAGAGCCCACCTGCCGTCGCGTCCGATCTGCGGGTGCTGATCATTCCGCCGAGCCTGGAGTCGGCACCGCAGGGTGAACTGCTAGAGCGCCACCGTGCGTCATTGCGCCAGTTGCACGGGCGCGGCACGGTGCTGGCATCAGTCTGCATCGGGGTGTTCTTCATCGCCGCCAGTGGCCTGCTCGATGGGCGTCCGGCCTGTACCCACTGGAACTACGTGCATTCGCTTGCCCAGCGTTTTCCTCGCGTGCGGATCGAGGCCCAGCAACCGTTGCTGGACGATGGAGACATCGTCACCTCGGCCGGGCTTATGGCCTGGACCGAGCTGGGCTTGCGCTTGCTGGAGCGCTTCATGGGCGCGACGGTGGCGCGGGAAACTGCCCGCTACCTGGCGGTCGATCCGGTTGCGGCGCCGTTGCCCGGTGCCGTGTTCAACCCGCGCCTGGACCATGGCGATGAGGCGGTGCTGAAAGTGCAGCACTGGTTGCAGGGCAATGGAGGGCAGGATGCCGACCTGGCCGGCATGGCTGCCTGCGCGGGGCTGGAGGAACGCACCTTCCTGCGGCGTTTTCGCGCTGCCACGGGGCTGCGGCCAACCGAGTACTGCCAGCAGGTGAGGGTGGGACGGGCGTGTCGCTTGCTGGAGTTCACCCGGCGCAATGTCGAGCAGATCGCCTGGGGTGTCGGTTACCAGGACCCGGGGGCGTTTCGCAAGGTGTTTCAGCGTATCACCGGTCTGACCCCGAGTGATTACCGGCGGCGCTTCGCGGTATCGGGCTAG
- a CDS encoding alpha/beta fold hydrolase: protein MTIQSETVELQVEDDSIVGTLVSPGSKMPGILFVHGWGGSQQRDLARARHITGLGCVCMTFDLRGHEKTESQRLTVTREQNLTDLLVAYDRLVSHPAVDSSAIAIIGSSYGGYLATLLTRERPVKWLALRVPAMYWDDEWNLPKQTLDRQRLNAYRQRPLGPADNRALAACAEFGGDVLLVESEQDDYVPHSTLMSYRSAFVSAHSLTHRIVDGADHALSSEESQKAYSSILAAWVSEMVIGARLDRYPHYAPWYA, encoded by the coding sequence ATGACCATTCAGAGTGAAACCGTTGAACTGCAGGTCGAGGATGACAGCATCGTCGGCACCCTGGTCAGCCCCGGCAGCAAGATGCCGGGCATCCTCTTCGTCCACGGCTGGGGTGGCAGCCAGCAACGTGACCTGGCCCGCGCCCGGCATATCACCGGGCTGGGCTGTGTGTGCATGACCTTCGACCTGCGCGGCCACGAAAAAACCGAAAGCCAACGGCTGACGGTCACCCGCGAGCAGAACCTGACAGACCTGCTGGTGGCCTATGACCGGCTGGTAAGCCACCCGGCCGTCGACAGCAGTGCCATCGCCATCATCGGCAGCAGCTATGGTGGCTACCTGGCCACCCTGCTGACCCGCGAGCGGCCGGTCAAATGGCTGGCCCTGCGGGTACCCGCCATGTACTGGGACGACGAATGGAACCTCCCCAAGCAAACCCTCGATCGGCAACGGCTGAACGCTTACCGCCAGCGCCCGCTCGGCCCGGCGGACAACCGCGCACTGGCAGCCTGTGCCGAGTTCGGCGGCGATGTGCTGCTGGTAGAGTCCGAACAGGACGACTACGTACCACACAGCACGCTGATGAGCTACCGCTCGGCATTTGTCAGCGCCCATTCGCTCACTCACCGCATCGTCGACGGTGCCGACCACGCCTTGTCCAGCGAAGAGAGCCAGAAAGCCTACAGCTCGATCCTGGCGGCATGGGTCAGCGAAATGGTCATTGGCGCCCGCCTGGACCGTTACCCGCACTACGCACCCTGGTATGCCTGA
- a CDS encoding cysteine hydrolase family protein gives MSKQALIIIDIQNDYFPGGKWTLEGADQAADNAARLLAAARHRGDLVVHVRHEFDSADAPFFAPGSQGAAIHAKVEPRAGEPVVLKHKVNAFLGTDLENTLDRHGVEAVTIVGSMSHMCIDAATRAAADLGYDVTVAHDACATLPLEFDGKRVPAAQVHDSVMAALAFAYAKVVRTDELLNS, from the coding sequence ATGAGCAAGCAGGCGCTGATCATCATCGACATCCAGAACGATTACTTCCCGGGCGGCAAATGGACCCTCGAGGGTGCCGACCAGGCGGCCGACAATGCCGCCCGCCTGCTGGCGGCGGCGCGTCACCGGGGCGACCTGGTGGTGCATGTGCGGCATGAGTTCGACAGCGCCGATGCCCCGTTCTTCGCGCCAGGCTCGCAGGGTGCTGCCATCCACGCCAAGGTCGAGCCCAGGGCCGGTGAGCCGGTAGTGCTAAAGCACAAAGTGAACGCCTTCCTCGGGACCGATCTTGAGAATACGCTGGACCGGCATGGTGTCGAGGCCGTGACCATCGTCGGCAGCATGAGCCACATGTGCATCGACGCCGCCACCCGTGCCGCAGCCGACCTGGGTTATGACGTGACCGTGGCCCACGACGCGTGTGCCACGCTGCCACTGGAGTTCGATGGCAAACGGGTGCCGGCAGCGCAGGTGCATGATTCAGTGATGGCGGCGTTGGCGTTTGCCTATGCCAAGGTGGTCAGGACCGATGAGTTGCTGAATAGCTGA
- a CDS encoding Na+/H+ antiporter subunit G: MTETLQLPFWLELVTAALLLTGSLFALIGAVGLLRLKDYFQRMHPPALASTIGAWCVALASIIYFSWLKEAPVLHAWLIPILLSITVPVTTLLLARAALFRKRMAKEPVPEEVSSGRDTR; encoded by the coding sequence GTGACTGAAACCCTGCAACTCCCTTTCTGGCTGGAGCTGGTCACTGCCGCGCTGCTGCTGACCGGCAGCCTTTTCGCCCTGATCGGCGCCGTGGGCCTGTTGCGCCTGAAGGACTACTTCCAGCGCATGCACCCGCCGGCCCTGGCCTCGACCATTGGTGCCTGGTGCGTGGCGCTGGCCTCGATCATCTACTTTTCCTGGCTCAAGGAAGCACCGGTGCTGCACGCCTGGCTGATTCCGATTCTGCTGTCGATCACCGTACCGGTGACCACGCTGTTGCTGGCCCGGGCGGCGCTGTTCCGCAAGCGCATGGCGAAAGAGCCGGTACCTGAAGAAGTCAGCAGCGGCCGCGATACACGGTAA
- a CDS encoding antibiotic biosynthesis monooxygenase, giving the protein MMATSHPLWFTQMIEYEVPGSCQQALAEALVARSEELAARCEGLQGFSIQASDDGSRVLQYLQWQSRQAWAAAAVLFNEEPLLELLGQHQARSVNFAAYQTLRSLVRGADGGLQCLVGGPQAYQGA; this is encoded by the coding sequence ATGATGGCAACATCCCACCCCCTGTGGTTTACCCAGATGATCGAATATGAGGTGCCCGGCAGCTGCCAGCAGGCGTTGGCCGAGGCGCTGGTGGCACGCAGCGAAGAACTGGCCGCGCGCTGCGAAGGGTTGCAGGGTTTCAGTATCCAGGCCAGTGACGATGGCAGCCGGGTGTTGCAGTACCTGCAATGGCAGTCCCGCCAGGCGTGGGCGGCCGCGGCCGTGCTGTTCAACGAGGAGCCGTTGCTTGAACTGCTTGGCCAGCATCAGGCGCGTAGCGTCAACTTTGCCGCATACCAGACCCTGCGCAGCCTGGTACGCGGCGCCGATGGCGGCCTGCAGTGCCTGGTAGGTGGGCCTCAGGCATACCAGGGTGCGTAG
- a CDS encoding monovalent cation/H+ antiporter subunit A, giving the protein MSLIVLLLLPFVGSCLAAVLPHNARNAESILAGLVALVGTVQVALLYPQVAHGGVIREEFLWLPSLGLNLVLRMDGFAWLFSLLVLGIGALVSLYARYYMSPQDPVPRFFAFFLAFMGAMLGLVISGNLIQLVFFWELTSLFSFLLIGYWHHRADARRGAYMALMVTGAGGLCLLVGALLLGHVVGSYDLDKVLAAGTTIRQHALYPVLLPLILIGALSKSAQFPFQFWLPHAMAAPTPVSAYLHSATMVKAGVFLLARLWPVLSGTEEWFWIVGGAGALTLLLGAFAAMFQNDLKGLLAYSTISHLGLITLLLGLNSPLAAVAAVFHILNHATFKASLFMAAGIIDHESGTRDIRRLSGLIRLVPYTATLAMVASASMAGVPLMNGFLSKEMFFAETVFISATAWVEATLPVIATLAGTFSVAYALRFTVDVFFGPTAQDLPHTPHEPPRWMRAPVELLVLVCLVVGIFPAQSVGPLLAAAALPVVGGTLPEYSLAIWHGWNAPLVMSLVAMSGGIVLYLLLRKQLRRGRFPYPPVIERFNGKRLFEHGQVQLMLLARRLERLLTSRRLQSQLFMLVFAAFLAGLTPMLYSGLSWGDRPKIPGSGVFVALWLIAIACAIGAAYQAKYHRLAALIMVSVCGLMTCITFVWFSAPDLALTQLVVEVVTTVLILLGLRWLPRRIEGVSPLPGSLERARMRRLRDLLLAVLVGGGMAVLSYAMLTRPTPNDISSFYLSRALPQGGGTNVVNVMLVDFRGFDTLGEITVLVAVALTVFALLRRFRPPKESMQLPAQQRQLAPDVVTDLINPRHATDTALGFMMVPAVLVRLLLPIALLVSMYLFMRGHNQPGGGFVAGLVMSVAFILQYMVAGTQWVEAQMSLRPLRWMGTGLLCATLTGAGAMLLGYPFLTTHTAHLHLPLLGDVHVASALFFDVGVFTVVVGSTLLILTALAHQSVRAYRPGNPAKTSQAGAA; this is encoded by the coding sequence ATGTCATTGATAGTGCTATTGCTTCTGCCGTTCGTGGGCAGTTGCCTGGCAGCCGTGCTGCCGCACAACGCACGTAACGCGGAGTCCATTCTCGCCGGGCTCGTGGCCCTGGTCGGCACGGTCCAGGTAGCACTGCTGTACCCTCAGGTTGCCCACGGTGGCGTGATTCGCGAAGAATTCCTCTGGTTGCCCAGCCTTGGGCTGAACCTGGTGTTGCGCATGGACGGCTTCGCCTGGCTGTTCTCGCTGCTGGTGCTGGGCATCGGTGCGCTGGTGTCGCTGTACGCCCGCTATTACATGTCGCCACAAGACCCGGTACCACGCTTCTTCGCTTTCTTCCTCGCCTTCATGGGCGCCATGCTCGGCCTGGTGATCTCGGGCAACCTGATCCAGCTGGTGTTCTTCTGGGAACTCACCAGCCTGTTCTCCTTCCTGCTGATCGGCTACTGGCACCATCGTGCCGACGCCCGCCGCGGTGCCTATATGGCGCTGATGGTCACGGGCGCAGGCGGCTTGTGCCTGCTGGTGGGGGCGCTGCTACTCGGCCATGTGGTTGGCAGCTACGACCTGGACAAGGTCCTGGCTGCCGGCACCACCATCCGCCAGCATGCGCTGTACCCGGTGCTGCTGCCGCTGATACTCATCGGCGCCCTGAGCAAGAGCGCACAATTCCCCTTCCAGTTCTGGCTGCCCCACGCCATGGCAGCGCCCACTCCGGTATCGGCCTATCTGCACTCGGCGACCATGGTCAAGGCCGGGGTGTTCCTGCTGGCACGCCTATGGCCGGTGCTGTCGGGTACCGAGGAGTGGTTCTGGATCGTCGGCGGTGCCGGCGCCCTCACCCTGTTGCTCGGCGCCTTCGCCGCCATGTTCCAGAACGACCTCAAGGGCCTGCTGGCCTACTCGACCATCAGCCACCTGGGCCTGATTACCCTGCTGCTGGGCCTGAACAGCCCGCTGGCCGCCGTCGCGGCGGTATTCCACATTCTCAACCACGCCACCTTCAAGGCCTCGTTGTTCATGGCTGCCGGCATCATCGACCACGAAAGCGGCACGCGTGACATCCGCCGCCTCAGCGGGCTGATCCGCCTGGTGCCATACACCGCCACCCTGGCCATGGTGGCCAGTGCCTCGATGGCCGGCGTACCGTTGATGAACGGCTTCCTGTCCAAGGAGATGTTTTTCGCCGAAACGGTGTTCATCAGCGCCACCGCCTGGGTCGAGGCCACGCTGCCAGTGATCGCCACCCTGGCTGGCACCTTCAGCGTGGCCTATGCCCTGCGCTTCACCGTCGATGTGTTCTTCGGTCCCACCGCCCAGGACCTCCCGCACACCCCGCACGAACCGCCACGCTGGATGCGTGCGCCGGTCGAACTGCTGGTGCTTGTCTGCCTGGTGGTGGGCATCTTCCCCGCCCAGTCGGTCGGCCCGCTGCTGGCTGCCGCCGCCCTGCCAGTGGTGGGCGGCACCCTGCCGGAATACAGCCTGGCCATCTGGCACGGCTGGAACGCGCCATTGGTCATGAGCCTGGTGGCGATGAGCGGCGGTATCGTGCTGTACCTGTTGCTGCGCAAGCAGCTGCGTCGGGGCCGCTTCCCCTACCCGCCGGTGATCGAGCGCTTCAACGGCAAGCGCCTGTTCGAGCACGGCCAGGTGCAGCTGATGCTGCTGGCACGGCGCCTCGAGCGCCTGCTCACCAGCCGCCGCCTGCAGTCGCAGCTGTTCATGCTGGTGTTCGCCGCCTTCCTCGCCGGCCTCACCCCCATGCTCTACAGCGGCCTGAGCTGGGGCGACCGGCCGAAGATTCCGGGTTCGGGCGTGTTCGTCGCGCTATGGCTGATTGCAATCGCCTGTGCCATCGGCGCCGCCTACCAGGCCAAGTACCACCGCCTGGCGGCATTGATCATGGTCAGTGTCTGCGGCCTGATGACCTGCATCACCTTCGTCTGGTTCTCCGCGCCCGACCTGGCCCTGACCCAGCTGGTAGTGGAAGTGGTCACCACCGTGCTGATCCTGCTCGGCCTGCGCTGGCTGCCGCGGCGGATCGAAGGCGTATCGCCGCTGCCGGGCAGCCTGGAGCGTGCGCGCATGCGGCGCCTGCGCGACCTGCTGCTGGCGGTGCTGGTCGGTGGCGGCATGGCGGTGCTGTCCTACGCCATGCTGACCCGGCCGACACCCAACGACATTTCCTCGTTCTACCTGAGCCGGGCGCTGCCCCAGGGCGGTGGCACCAACGTGGTCAATGTCATGCTGGTCGACTTCCGGGGCTTCGATACCCTGGGTGAAATCACCGTGCTGGTGGCCGTGGCACTGACCGTGTTCGCCCTGCTACGGCGCTTCCGCCCGCCGAAGGAAAGCATGCAGTTGCCGGCGCAACAGCGCCAGCTGGCACCCGACGTGGTCACCGACCTGATCAACCCGCGGCATGCCACCGACACCGCCCTGGGGTTCATGATGGTGCCCGCGGTGCTGGTGCGCCTGCTGCTTCCGATCGCCCTGTTGGTGTCGATGTACCTGTTCATGCGCGGCCATAACCAGCCCGGTGGCGGCTTTGTCGCCGGCCTGGTGATGTCGGTGGCGTTCATCCTGCAGTACATGGTGGCCGGCACCCAGTGGGTCGAGGCGCAGATGAGCCTGCGACCGCTGCGCTGGATGGGCACCGGGCTGCTGTGCGCAACCCTGACCGGTGCGGGCGCCATGCTGCTGGGCTACCCGTTCCTCACTACCCATACTGCCCACCTGCACCTGCCGTTGCTCGGCGATGTGCACGTGGCCAGCGCGCTGTTCTTCGATGTCGGCGTGTTCACCGTGGTGGTCGGCTCGACGCTGCTGATCCTCACTGCCCTGGCGCACCAGTCGGTGCGCGCCTACCGCCCGGGCAACCCGGCGAAAACCAGCCAAGCAGGAGCCGCCTGA
- a CDS encoding XRE family transcriptional regulator codes for MHKDSSHRASVLQHVSLNVRSLRTAVGMSQTALAERSGVSRRMLVAIEAGEKNVSLTTLDLIAEALGVAFSTLIQAPDQRDPGRIDELAWAGEHPQSRAVLLGSSVARREVELWEWTLAPGECYSSEADAEGWSEQIYVAQGQLTLVIEGAEHRLQVGQFHVFPSNCRYAYRNDGVEAVRFVRNVVI; via the coding sequence GTGCACAAAGATTCTTCGCACCGGGCCTCGGTGCTGCAACATGTCAGCCTCAATGTACGCAGCCTGCGCACCGCCGTCGGCATGAGCCAGACGGCGCTGGCCGAGCGCTCCGGCGTCAGCCGGCGCATGCTGGTGGCGATCGAGGCGGGCGAAAAGAATGTGAGCCTGACCACGCTCGACCTGATTGCCGAAGCCTTGGGCGTGGCTTTCAGTACCCTGATCCAGGCACCTGACCAGCGTGACCCCGGGCGCATCGACGAGTTGGCCTGGGCCGGCGAGCACCCGCAGAGCCGGGCGGTGCTGTTGGGCAGCAGTGTGGCGCGGCGGGAGGTGGAGCTGTGGGAATGGACCCTGGCACCGGGCGAGTGCTATTCCAGCGAGGCCGATGCCGAGGGCTGGAGCGAGCAGATCTATGTGGCGCAAGGGCAACTGACGCTGGTTATCGAAGGGGCCGAGCATCGCCTGCAGGTGGGGCAGTTCCATGTGTTTCCCAGCAATTGCCGGTATGCGTATCGCAACGACGGGGTGGAGGCTGTGCGGTTTGTGCGCAATGTGGTGATCTAA
- a CDS encoding Na+/H+ antiporter subunit C: MEEVIAVAIGVLAASGVWLILRPRTYQVIMGLCLLSYGVNLFIFSMGSLFIGKEPIIKDGVPQDLLHYTDPLPQALVLTAIVISFAMTALFLVVLLASRGLTGTDHVDGRERDE; encoded by the coding sequence ATGGAAGAAGTGATTGCAGTTGCCATCGGCGTGCTGGCCGCCTCGGGGGTGTGGCTGATCCTGCGTCCACGAACCTACCAGGTGATCATGGGCCTTTGCCTGCTGTCGTACGGGGTCAACCTGTTCATCTTCAGCATGGGCAGCCTGTTCATCGGCAAGGAGCCGATCATCAAGGACGGTGTACCCCAGGACCTGCTGCACTATACCGACCCACTGCCGCAGGCCCTGGTGCTCACCGCCATCGTCATCAGCTTTGCCATGACCGCGCTGTTTCTGGTGGTGTTGCTGGCCTCGCGTGGCCTGACCGGTACCGACCACGTGGATGGCCGGGAGCGTGACGAATGA
- a CDS encoding K+/H+ antiporter subunit F: protein MTGLLANAVLASLFIFALAMALALIRLFRGPSAQDRVLALDYLYILAMLTMLVLGIRYASDTYFEGALLIALFGFVGSFALAKFLLRGEVIE, encoded by the coding sequence ATGACAGGCCTGCTCGCCAATGCTGTCCTCGCCAGCCTGTTCATCTTTGCCCTGGCCATGGCCCTGGCGCTGATCCGGCTGTTCCGCGGCCCGTCCGCCCAAGACCGGGTGCTGGCGCTGGACTACCTGTACATCCTGGCCATGCTGACCATGCTGGTGCTGGGGATCCGTTATGCCAGTGACACCTACTTCGAAGGTGCCCTGCTGATTGCGCTATTCGGTTTCGTTGGCTCGTTTGCCCTGGCCAAGTTCCTGCTGCGCGGTGAGGTGATCGAGTGA